In Hamadaea flava, a genomic segment contains:
- a CDS encoding Lrp/AsnC family transcriptional regulator has translation MDELDSAIIRLLQSDARLSNRELARRLGIAPSTCLERVRALTRRGVIRGYHAEIDPVALNRGVQAMVSVQVRPLSRAVIDSFKASAAKMPEVLSVFVLAGGDDFLLHVGVSDLDALHAFLLDRLSKRREIAGFRTSVIFQQVSNPVPTMLPERAAER, from the coding sequence GTGGACGAACTTGATTCGGCGATCATCCGCCTCCTGCAGTCAGATGCGCGGCTGTCCAACCGGGAACTCGCCCGGCGGCTCGGCATCGCCCCGTCGACCTGTCTGGAGCGCGTACGCGCGCTGACCCGCCGGGGTGTCATCCGCGGCTATCACGCCGAGATCGATCCCGTCGCACTCAACCGCGGCGTGCAGGCCATGGTCTCGGTTCAGGTACGCCCGCTGAGCCGAGCCGTGATCGACTCGTTCAAGGCATCGGCCGCGAAGATGCCCGAGGTGCTCAGCGTCTTCGTCCTCGCCGGCGGCGACGACTTCCTCCTGCACGTCGGCGTGTCGGATCTGGACGCCTTGCACGCCTTCCTGCTCGACCGGTTGAGCAAGCGGCGGGAGATCGCGGGGTTCCGGACGTCGGTGATCTTCCAGCAGGTCAGCAACCCGGTTCCGACGATGCTGCCGGAGCGCGCGGCCGAGCGCTGA
- a CDS encoding ABC transporter ATP-binding protein: protein MSDAITHAIQVESLVKSFGRTRALDGLDLAVRTGEVHGFLGPNGAGKTTTIRVLLGLLRSDGGTARLLGGDPWAQATELHRRLAYVPGDVTLWPNLSGGEVIDLLGDLRGGLNKQRRDELLTAFDLDPRKKARTYSKGNRQKVALVAALASDVELLILDEPTSGLDPLMEEVFREVVRAEVQRGGRTVLLSSHILSEVEALCDRLTIIRDGKAVETGTLADLRHLTRTTIRAELAGTVNGLAALPGVHDLRVQDGTAGSTVSFAVDNAVLEQALRLLAEAGVRGLVSQPPTLEELFLRHYNRPAAATAGTGVSR from the coding sequence ATGTCCGACGCGATCACGCACGCGATTCAGGTGGAGAGCCTGGTGAAGTCGTTCGGGCGCACCCGTGCGCTGGACGGCCTCGACCTGGCCGTCCGCACCGGTGAGGTGCACGGCTTCCTCGGCCCGAACGGCGCCGGGAAGACCACCACCATCCGCGTCCTGCTCGGCCTGCTGCGATCCGACGGCGGCACGGCCCGGCTGCTCGGCGGCGATCCGTGGGCGCAGGCCACCGAACTGCACCGGCGGCTCGCGTACGTGCCCGGCGATGTGACGCTGTGGCCCAACCTGTCCGGCGGCGAGGTCATCGACCTGCTCGGCGACCTGCGCGGCGGGCTGAACAAGCAGCGCCGGGACGAACTGCTCACCGCGTTCGACCTCGACCCCCGCAAGAAGGCCCGCACCTACTCCAAGGGCAACCGGCAGAAGGTGGCCCTCGTCGCCGCGCTCGCCTCCGACGTCGAACTGCTCATCCTGGACGAGCCGACGTCCGGTCTCGACCCCCTGATGGAAGAGGTCTTCCGCGAGGTCGTCCGGGCCGAGGTGCAGCGCGGTGGGCGTACCGTCCTGCTGTCGAGCCACATCCTGTCCGAGGTGGAAGCGCTCTGCGACCGGCTCACCATCATCCGCGACGGCAAGGCGGTCGAGACCGGTACGCTCGCCGACCTGCGGCACCTGACGCGTACGACGATCCGAGCCGAGCTGGCCGGAACGGTCAACGGGCTGGCCGCGCTGCCGGGCGTGCACGACCTGCGCGTACAGGACGGCACGGCCGGCTCGACGGTGAGCTTCGCCGTCGACAACGCCGTCCTGGAGCAGGCGCTGCGGCTGCTCGCCGAGGCCGGCGTACGCGGGCTGGTCAGCCAGCCGCCGACGCTGGAGGAGTTGTTCCTGCGTCACTACAACCGGCCCGCTGCCGCCACCGCCGGAACCGGGGTGTCGCGATGA
- a CDS encoding TetR/AcrR family transcriptional regulator translates to MCSERAPDDLTARARIRDAAIRLFADRGIAGASVRDIAQEAGVSSGLLRHHFGSKEALRDTCDEYAKARTDQFREEVFGGKLADPGFLVSHSPEMRLLQRYLVQSIKDGSPAASAMFDQMVDLGEEWTVKTGVQTQDPRAYGAVICAMQLGVFLLSDQLSRVLGVDLSSTEGYVRINRALIDVAANAMLSPEQAGYLHTAMDRLLTEPPQEASSKE, encoded by the coding sequence GTGTGTAGCGAACGAGCGCCCGACGACCTGACCGCCCGTGCCCGCATCCGGGACGCGGCCATCCGGCTGTTCGCCGACCGGGGGATCGCCGGGGCGTCCGTCCGAGACATCGCGCAGGAGGCCGGGGTGTCCTCCGGCCTGCTGCGGCACCACTTCGGCTCCAAGGAGGCGCTGCGCGACACCTGCGACGAGTACGCCAAGGCGCGCACCGACCAGTTCCGCGAGGAGGTCTTCGGCGGCAAGCTGGCCGACCCCGGCTTCCTCGTCAGCCACAGCCCGGAGATGAGGCTGTTGCAGCGCTACCTGGTGCAGTCCATAAAGGATGGTTCACCGGCGGCCTCCGCGATGTTCGATCAGATGGTCGACCTCGGCGAGGAGTGGACCGTCAAGACCGGGGTACAGACCCAGGACCCGCGGGCGTACGGAGCCGTCATCTGCGCGATGCAACTCGGCGTCTTCCTGCTCTCCGACCAGCTGTCCCGGGTGCTCGGCGTCGATCTGTCCAGCACGGAGGGCTACGTGCGGATCAACCGCGCCCTCATCGACGTCGCCGCCAACGCCATGCTGTCGCCCGAGCAGGCCGGCTACCTGCATACGGCGATGGATCGTCTGCTCACCGAACCCCCTCAAGAAGCCTCCTCGAAGGAGTGA
- a CDS encoding MDR family NADP-dependent oxidoreductase, translating to MTTSLTVHQVRRPQGLPTPADFAFVEEPLPSPAEGQALVANAYLSVDPYMREAMADNDLHAPLEGRAVGRVVESRTPSLAVGDVVAHRHGLRSHALVRYEEVRVLTVPDRVPLSAYLGILGGTGLSAYVGLKRTAELRAGETLFVSAAAGGVGTAAGRIARLLGARRVIGSTGSPAKARHLTDHVGFDAAFDYHDGVLSGLRAAAPDGIDVYLDNVGGDHLAAAIDVLRERGRIAWCGAVAQYNDPDNPPPAPYNLYDIVGKQLRLEGFLVRHNLDLRDELEALIVPEIQAGRAVSDETIFDGVERTVEAFLAVLRGDNVGKMLVRV from the coding sequence ATGACGACATCGCTCACCGTGCATCAGGTACGCCGCCCGCAGGGCCTGCCCACGCCCGCCGACTTCGCCTTCGTCGAGGAGCCGCTGCCAAGCCCGGCCGAGGGGCAGGCGCTCGTGGCGAACGCGTACCTGTCGGTCGATCCCTACATGCGGGAGGCGATGGCGGACAACGACCTGCACGCGCCGCTGGAGGGACGAGCCGTCGGCCGGGTCGTCGAGTCGCGTACGCCGTCGTTGGCGGTCGGCGACGTCGTGGCCCATCGTCACGGGCTGCGATCGCACGCGCTCGTGCGATACGAGGAGGTGCGCGTGCTCACTGTCCCGGATCGGGTGCCCCTTTCGGCGTATCTGGGGATTCTGGGTGGCACGGGACTGAGCGCCTATGTGGGCCTGAAGCGGACCGCGGAGCTGAGGGCGGGTGAGACGCTGTTCGTCTCCGCGGCGGCCGGGGGAGTGGGAACGGCGGCCGGGCGGATCGCGCGGCTGTTGGGCGCGCGGCGAGTGATCGGCAGCACGGGTTCGCCGGCGAAGGCCCGGCACCTGACCGACCACGTGGGCTTCGACGCCGCGTTCGATTACCACGACGGGGTGCTGAGCGGGCTTCGGGCCGCCGCACCGGACGGCATCGACGTCTATCTCGACAACGTGGGCGGCGACCATCTCGCGGCCGCGATCGACGTGCTGCGCGAGCGGGGGCGGATCGCCTGGTGCGGCGCGGTCGCCCAGTACAACGACCCGGACAACCCGCCGCCCGCGCCCTACAACCTCTACGACATCGTCGGCAAGCAGCTGCGGCTGGAGGGCTTCCTCGTCCGGCACAACCTGGACCTGCGCGACGAGCTGGAGGCGCTGATCGTCCCGGAGATCCAGGCGGGGCGGGCGGTCTCCGACGAGACGATCTTCGACGGCGTCGAGCGCACGGTCGAGGCGTTCCTAGCCGTGCTGCGCGGTGACAACGTCGGAAAGATGCTGGTCAGGGTATGA
- a CDS encoding nicotinamide mononucleotide transporter family protein, whose amino-acid sequence MSVLHDLFDAQLTVFGQHILWREVIGNAFGFASAIGGLRRRVWAWPAGIAGNLLLFTVFFGVAFDNPQAMTLFGQAGRQIFFIVTSIYGWWRWYGVSRGRGSTGPAITPRWATVRERLALAAFWVVAVVVVQQVFVWFGAGWPAPRWYFWCDAWIFVGSMVATYAMARGWNDFWLAWLAVDAVGVPLLIKSHFYPSAVLYVVYGGLVAYGFSVWLRTSRAAVAAPAASTPVTV is encoded by the coding sequence ATGAGTGTTCTGCACGACCTGTTCGACGCCCAGCTGACCGTCTTCGGCCAGCACATCCTGTGGCGCGAGGTCATCGGCAACGCGTTCGGCTTCGCCTCGGCGATCGGCGGCCTGCGCCGCCGCGTCTGGGCCTGGCCGGCCGGCATCGCCGGCAATCTCCTGCTGTTCACCGTGTTCTTCGGCGTCGCCTTCGACAACCCGCAGGCGATGACCCTGTTCGGCCAGGCCGGACGGCAGATCTTCTTCATCGTCACCAGCATCTACGGCTGGTGGCGCTGGTATGGCGTGTCGCGCGGTCGCGGCTCGACGGGCCCGGCCATCACACCTCGCTGGGCCACCGTGCGCGAGCGGCTGGCGTTGGCCGCGTTCTGGGTGGTCGCGGTCGTCGTGGTCCAGCAGGTGTTCGTCTGGTTCGGGGCGGGCTGGCCGGCGCCGCGCTGGTACTTCTGGTGCGACGCCTGGATCTTCGTCGGCTCGATGGTCGCCACCTACGCGATGGCCCGGGGCTGGAACGACTTCTGGCTCGCCTGGCTGGCCGTCGACGCGGTCGGCGTACCGCTGCTGATCAAGTCGCATTTCTATCCGTCGGCGGTCCTCTACGTGGTCTACGGCGGGCTGGTGGCCTACGGGTTCTCCGTCTGGCTGCGTACCTCGCGGGCGGCGGTGGCGGCACCGGCCGCCTCGACACCCGTGACGGTCTGA
- a CDS encoding ABC transporter permease — translation MKGALRLTRLALRRDRIQLPIWIAGAMLLLYAGAAAVKDEFPTEADAATALKGAVTSPAVLLMRGVPVGVTQGALVNFRNYASLLVLVALMSTFLVVRHTRQNEETGRSELIGSAAVGRHAGLVAALTHALIANVLMGLFLTLALLGAGLPAAGSVAWGAASVLTGMSFAGIAALAAQVFSTARAANGFAALTIGVAYFVRGVGDALGEIGPDGIRVTSTWVAWMSPLGWGEQVRPYGDERWWALIIPLLFTLACAAGAYALVNRRDLGAGLVPARLGPPAASRSLLSPTGLAWRLQRGTVIGWVIGGAVFGYGIGTLGNTVNDAFEENKGVADLMGQLAGGASGGLVDVFYAAMMAIFGVLAAGFAVQVLLRLRSEETAGTAEAALATATGRVQWVASHLTIAVGGAVLLLAASGLAMGLGDLSTGGQTSVGTLVGAALVQLPAALTVAGFVVLAFGALPRISVALAWTGLVVSIVFGMLGDLFGLPQAARDISPFSHVPAVPVADPAVGPLAALLVVAIVLTVGGLALFRRRDLSS, via the coding sequence ATGAAGGGCGCACTCCGGCTGACCCGGCTCGCCCTGCGGCGCGACCGGATTCAGCTGCCGATCTGGATCGCCGGCGCGATGCTGCTCCTGTACGCGGGCGCCGCCGCGGTCAAGGACGAGTTCCCGACGGAGGCGGATGCGGCGACCGCGCTCAAGGGCGCCGTTACGAGCCCGGCCGTGCTGCTGATGCGGGGCGTCCCGGTCGGCGTCACGCAGGGCGCGCTCGTCAACTTCCGCAACTATGCGTCGCTGCTGGTCCTGGTGGCGCTGATGAGCACCTTCCTCGTCGTCCGGCATACCCGGCAGAACGAGGAGACCGGCCGGTCGGAGCTGATCGGGTCGGCCGCGGTCGGCCGGCACGCCGGCCTGGTGGCGGCGCTGACCCACGCCCTGATCGCGAATGTCCTCATGGGACTATTCCTGACCCTGGCACTGCTCGGCGCGGGCCTGCCCGCCGCCGGCTCGGTCGCCTGGGGTGCGGCCAGCGTGCTCACCGGGATGTCCTTCGCCGGGATCGCGGCACTGGCCGCTCAAGTGTTCAGCACCGCCCGCGCCGCCAACGGGTTCGCGGCCCTCACCATCGGCGTGGCGTACTTCGTGCGGGGGGTCGGCGACGCCCTCGGCGAGATCGGACCGGACGGCATCCGTGTCACGAGCACCTGGGTGGCCTGGATGTCCCCGCTCGGCTGGGGCGAACAGGTACGCCCCTACGGCGACGAACGCTGGTGGGCGCTGATCATCCCGCTGCTCTTCACCCTTGCCTGTGCCGCCGGGGCGTACGCCCTGGTCAACCGCCGCGACCTCGGCGCGGGCCTGGTGCCCGCCCGGCTCGGCCCGCCGGCCGCTTCCCGCTCGCTGCTCAGCCCGACCGGCCTGGCCTGGCGATTGCAGCGTGGCACCGTGATCGGCTGGGTGATCGGCGGTGCCGTGTTCGGCTACGGCATCGGCACGCTGGGCAACACGGTGAACGACGCGTTCGAGGAGAACAAGGGAGTCGCCGACCTCATGGGCCAGCTGGCCGGGGGAGCGTCCGGCGGCCTCGTGGACGTCTTCTACGCGGCCATGATGGCGATCTTCGGCGTACTCGCCGCCGGATTCGCGGTCCAGGTCCTGCTGCGGCTGCGCAGCGAGGAGACGGCCGGCACGGCCGAGGCGGCCCTGGCCACCGCGACCGGCCGAGTCCAGTGGGTCGCCTCGCACCTGACCATCGCGGTCGGCGGCGCGGTGCTGCTGCTCGCGGCGTCAGGACTGGCCATGGGGCTCGGCGACCTCTCGACCGGTGGGCAGACCAGCGTCGGCACCTTGGTCGGCGCGGCGCTGGTCCAGCTCCCGGCCGCGCTGACCGTGGCGGGCTTCGTCGTGCTCGCCTTCGGTGCGCTGCCCCGGATCAGCGTCGCACTCGCCTGGACCGGGCTGGTCGTGAGCATCGTCTTCGGCATGCTCGGCGACCTGTTCGGCCTGCCGCAGGCCGCCCGGGACATCTCGCCGTTCAGCCACGTGCCGGCCGTCCCGGTCGCCGATCCCGCGGTCGGTCCGCTCGCGGCGCTGCTCGTGGTCGCGATCGTGCTGACCGTTGGCGGGCTGGCATTGTTCCGGCGGCGGGACCTTTCTTCCTGA
- a CDS encoding LysR family transcriptional regulator gives MPAAAPDGKADPAADLAPNELRVLVAVDAAGGFTAAAAQLGLTQSAVSHAVRACERKIGVVLFDRGRHGARPTPAGVRAVAHARRILRLLETLGAEARGAAAGSVEGPLRIAAFRSAAAHLLPAVLARLTVRLPGVRPEVAIVREVGRGTAGEVADGRADIGIATLGGSQAIPAGLLSGRLFEDPYALAYPSGHREPRGLPLIDWDENCGSYTREWWSAQEWLPRATITAQDDSVVLSMVAQGMGMAVAPQLSLLGAPPGLAIEDLGESRPRREIGYVTTPAMARSLAVRTFIRELRSTARLPTASGEQPRARSDQ, from the coding sequence ATGCCCGCTGCCGCCCCTGACGGCAAAGCCGACCCTGCCGCCGATCTCGCCCCGAACGAGCTGCGCGTCCTCGTCGCCGTCGACGCCGCCGGAGGCTTCACCGCCGCCGCGGCCCAGCTCGGCCTCACCCAGTCGGCCGTATCGCACGCCGTCCGGGCCTGCGAACGCAAGATCGGCGTCGTCCTGTTCGACCGCGGGCGGCACGGCGCCCGGCCCACCCCGGCGGGCGTACGCGCGGTGGCGCACGCTCGCCGCATCCTGCGGCTGCTGGAGACTCTGGGCGCGGAGGCGCGTGGCGCGGCGGCCGGCAGTGTCGAGGGGCCGCTGCGGATCGCCGCGTTCCGCAGTGCGGCCGCGCATCTACTCCCCGCCGTGCTGGCCCGGTTGACCGTCCGGCTCCCCGGCGTACGCCCGGAGGTGGCGATCGTCCGGGAAGTCGGCCGGGGCACCGCCGGTGAGGTCGCCGACGGCCGGGCCGACATCGGCATCGCGACCCTCGGCGGCAGCCAGGCGATCCCCGCCGGCCTGCTGTCGGGACGGCTCTTCGAGGACCCGTACGCGCTGGCGTACCCGTCAGGCCACCGGGAGCCGCGCGGCCTGCCGCTGATCGACTGGGACGAGAACTGCGGCTCCTACACGCGCGAGTGGTGGTCGGCGCAGGAGTGGCTGCCGCGCGCGACGATCACCGCGCAGGACGACAGCGTGGTGCTGTCGATGGTCGCGCAGGGCATGGGCATGGCGGTGGCCCCGCAGCTCAGCCTGCTGGGCGCGCCGCCCGGACTGGCGATCGAGGACCTGGGCGAGAGCCGGCCTCGGCGGGAGATCGGCTACGTGACGACCCCCGCGATGGCCCGGTCGCTGGCGGTCCGCACCTTCATCCGGGAGTTGCGGTCGACGGCGAGGCTGCCCACCGCATCCGGTGAGCAGCCTCGGGCACGGTCGGATCAGTAG
- a CDS encoding RraA family protein yields the protein MTDFADLPTTTLADLLDRAQVMDIGIRPLWSPTPRVAGPAFTVRCRPGDNLMLHAAIHLAEPGSVIVVESGDLDYALAGGNVCAVAQRRGIAGFVLDGLIRDLAEVRDARFPVFARGVIPIPGSKAGPEPLNVPVTCGGVTVHPGDVVVADEEGVVVVPAARQAEIAAKAQAKLAKEAAETLDEWESAHRAKIAGILRDAGADLPL from the coding sequence GTGACCGACTTCGCTGACCTCCCCACGACCACCCTTGCCGACCTGCTGGATCGGGCGCAGGTGATGGACATCGGCATCCGCCCGTTGTGGTCGCCGACGCCGCGCGTCGCGGGGCCGGCGTTCACCGTGCGCTGCCGGCCGGGCGACAACCTGATGCTGCACGCGGCGATCCATCTGGCCGAGCCGGGTTCGGTGATCGTCGTGGAGTCGGGCGACCTGGACTACGCGCTCGCCGGCGGCAACGTCTGTGCGGTCGCCCAGCGCCGGGGGATCGCCGGTTTCGTCCTCGATGGACTGATCCGCGATCTGGCCGAGGTGCGCGACGCCCGCTTCCCGGTCTTCGCCCGGGGTGTCATCCCGATCCCCGGCTCGAAGGCCGGCCCCGAGCCGCTGAACGTCCCGGTGACCTGCGGTGGCGTGACCGTCCACCCTGGTGACGTGGTGGTGGCCGACGAGGAGGGCGTGGTCGTCGTCCCCGCCGCCCGGCAGGCCGAGATCGCCGCGAAGGCGCAGGCCAAGCTGGCCAAGGAAGCGGCCGAGACGCTGGACGAGTGGGAGTCGGCGCACCGCGCGAAGATCGCGGGCATCCTGCGCGACGCGGGCGCCGACCTGCCGCTGTGA
- a CDS encoding epoxide hydrolase family protein, which produces MTEMTETVQSEIVPFRIDVPQADLDDLATRLAATRWPDDVPGSGTTYGMPTAVVRRLAERWRDGYDWRAAEARLNEIPQFTTTIDGQNIHFLHVRSAEPDATPLLLLHGWPGSIVEFLKVIGPLTDPRSHGGDPAQAFHVIAPSLPGYGFSGPPTEQGWDSARMARAFATLMARLGYERWGAAGGDAGALVGRELGILAPAGLIGVHLLQIFAFPSGDPAEFEKISDADKASLSGTTADFQSKAGYQQIQQTRPLTLAYGLTDSPAGQLAWNAELWTGWGDFAEYLDVDNYLTHVSIYWFTRTGGSSARHYYEDAQSGAGYREEPNQIPTAVAVFPQDFRTIQTFAGRSNNIVRYSEFDRGGHFAYTTDPDLLVTDLREFFASL; this is translated from the coding sequence ATGACTGAGATGACCGAGACTGTGCAGTCGGAGATCGTGCCGTTCCGGATCGACGTTCCGCAGGCCGACCTCGACGACTTGGCTACCCGGCTCGCGGCGACCCGCTGGCCGGACGATGTGCCTGGCAGCGGCACGACGTACGGGATGCCGACGGCGGTCGTACGCCGGCTGGCCGAGCGCTGGCGCGACGGCTACGACTGGCGGGCCGCCGAGGCCCGGCTCAACGAGATTCCGCAGTTCACCACGACCATCGACGGGCAGAACATCCACTTCCTGCACGTACGCTCGGCCGAGCCGGACGCGACGCCGTTGTTGCTCCTGCACGGCTGGCCGGGGTCCATCGTGGAGTTCCTGAAGGTGATCGGCCCGCTGACCGATCCGCGGTCGCACGGCGGCGACCCGGCCCAGGCGTTCCACGTCATCGCGCCGTCGTTGCCCGGCTACGGATTCTCCGGGCCGCCGACCGAGCAGGGCTGGGACAGTGCCCGGATGGCGCGGGCGTTCGCGACCCTGATGGCGCGGCTCGGCTACGAGCGGTGGGGCGCCGCCGGCGGTGACGCGGGCGCACTGGTCGGCCGCGAGCTGGGCATCCTGGCCCCGGCCGGGTTGATCGGCGTACATCTGTTGCAGATCTTCGCCTTCCCGTCCGGTGATCCGGCCGAGTTCGAGAAGATCTCCGACGCCGACAAGGCGAGCCTGTCCGGCACCACGGCCGACTTCCAGAGCAAGGCGGGCTATCAGCAGATCCAGCAGACGCGGCCGCTGACGTTGGCGTACGGGCTGACCGACTCGCCGGCCGGGCAGCTGGCCTGGAACGCCGAACTCTGGACGGGCTGGGGCGACTTCGCCGAGTACCTCGACGTCGACAACTACCTGACGCACGTGAGCATCTACTGGTTCACCCGGACCGGCGGCTCGAGCGCCCGGCACTACTACGAGGATGCGCAGAGCGGCGCGGGCTACCGCGAGGAGCCCAACCAGATCCCGACCGCGGTCGCGGTGTTCCCGCAGGACTTCCGCACGATCCAGACGTTCGCCGGGCGGTCGAACAACATCGTGCGCTACTCCGAGTTCGACCGGGGCGGGCATTTCGCGTACACGACTGATCCCGATCTCCTGGTGACGGACCTGCGCGAGTTCTTCGCGAGCCTCTGA
- a CDS encoding peptidoglycan-binding domain-containing protein → MNTLKRVLAVVTMIAATGGGVVLTASPASAALPYCNNVSGVSDDAAGLSRYETYVNSSGSYTVSCDMNYLNENGSAGQRRAIKQIQWDLVFCYGQGISIDGEYGPNTRQAVKNVQSYLNTYEGAGLVVDGWAGPNTRKKMKHVATEQTFCVHTSNPSIWPGWEWLDVPY, encoded by the coding sequence GTGAACACCCTCAAACGAGTCCTCGCGGTCGTCACGATGATCGCCGCCACCGGCGGCGGCGTCGTCCTCACCGCCAGCCCGGCCAGCGCCGCCCTGCCGTACTGCAACAACGTCAGCGGTGTCAGCGACGACGCGGCCGGGCTCTCCCGGTACGAGACGTACGTCAACAGCAGCGGCAGCTACACCGTCAGCTGCGACATGAACTATCTCAACGAGAACGGCTCCGCCGGACAGCGGCGGGCGATCAAGCAGATCCAATGGGACCTGGTGTTCTGCTACGGCCAGGGCATCAGCATCGACGGCGAGTACGGCCCGAACACGCGGCAGGCCGTCAAGAACGTCCAGTCCTACCTCAACACCTACGAGGGTGCGGGCCTGGTCGTCGATGGCTGGGCCGGGCCGAACACCCGCAAGAAGATGAAGCACGTGGCCACCGAGCAGACGTTCTGCGTCCACACGTCGAACCCGAGCATCTGGCCCGGGTGGGAATGGCTGGACGTCCCCTACTGA